The following are encoded together in the Pygocentrus nattereri isolate fPygNat1 chromosome 3, fPygNat1.pri, whole genome shotgun sequence genome:
- the LOC119263099 gene encoding tripartite motif-containing protein 35-like has translation MDNCMTEQNELSAELKFLQSKQKTVQESKLNWEQTAEHIKSQAQDTERQIKEEYEKLHQFLRDEEAARIEALRMEERQKSQMMKEKIEKMSREMEALSATIRAVEEQMEAEDVSFIQNYKATLEREEDADFAATHQKEHSVGPGEKEGTP, from the exons ATGGATAACTGCATGACTGAGCAG AATGAATTGAGTGCTGAATTGAAGTTCCTACAGTCGAAACAGAAGACTGTTCAAGAAAGTAAACTGAACTGGGAACAAACTGCTGAACATATAAAG TCTCAGGCCCAGGACACAGAGAGGCAGATTAAGGAGGAGTATGAGAAGCTCCACCAGTTTCTACGAGATGAAGAGGCAGCCCGGATAGAAGCTCTGAGGATGGAAGAGCGGCAGAAGAGTCAGATGATGAAGGAGAAGATTGAAAAGATGAGCAGAGAGATGGAAGCACTTTCAGCCACAATCAGAGCCGTAGAAGAACAGATGGAGGCTGAAGACGTCTCCTTCATACAA AACTACAAGGCCACACTGGAAAG AGAGGAGGACGCTGACTTTGCCGCCACACACCAGAAAGAGCACAGTGTGGGaccaggagagaaagaagggactCCTTAA
- the LOC108414167 gene encoding tripartite motif-containing protein 35-like: protein MEERQKSQMMKEKIEKMSREMEALSDTIRAVEEEMEAEDVSFIQNYKATKERAQHKLQDPEELSVELLNVAKHLRNLKFRVWQKMQEIVQFTPITLDPNTAHPKVILSDELTTVRLGNERQQLPDNPERFDHQRFVLGSVGFNSGEHSWDVEVGDSKFWGLGVIIESASRKANVDSRDGMWGMLFYNGVYAAGSLIGKRTNLPIQHKVQRITVQLDWNKGKLSFTDSLTNTHLYTVKQRITEKVFPLFYVDETHPLFKILPVRSSVLLEQHK, encoded by the exons ATGGAAGAGCGGCAGAAGAGTCAGATGATGAAGGAGAAGATTGAAAAGATGAGCAGAGAGATGGAAGCACTTTCAGACACTATCAGAGCCGTAGAAGAGGAGATGGAGGCTGAAGACGTCTCATTCATACAA AACTACAAGGCCACAAAGGAAAG AGCCCAGCACAAACTGCAGGATCCAGAGGAGCTTTCAGTAGAGCTGCTCAATGTGGCAAAACACCTGAGAAACCTGAAGTTCAGAGTCTGGCAGAAGATGCAAGAGATTGTCCAGTTTA CTCCTATAACTCTGGACCCCAACACGGCTCATCCTAAAGTCATCCTGTCTGACGAACTGACCACTGTGAGACTTGGGAATGAGAGACAACAGCTTCCAGATAATCCAGAGAGATTCGATCATCAGCGTTTTGTCCTGGGATCGGTGGGCTTTAACTCAGGGGAACACTCCTGGGATGTTGAAGTGGGAGACAGTAAATTCTGGGGTCTGGGTGTGATCATAGAGTCTGCTAGTAGGAAAGCAAACGTGGACTCCAGGGATGGAATGTGGGGGATGTTGTTTTATAACGGTGTATATGCAGCAGGGTCTTTAATAGGAAAACGCACCAACCTCCCAATACAACACAAAGTCCAGAGGATCACAGTGCAGCTGGACTGGAACAAAGGAAAACTGTCCttcactgactctctcactaacacacacttatacactgTGAAACAAAGAATCACCGAGAAAGTCTTTCCGTTGTTCTATGTTGATGAAACTCATCCTCTGTTCAAGATTTTACCTGTTCGGTCCTCGGTATTACTGGAGCAGCACAAGTAA
- the LOC108414166 gene encoding zinc-binding protein A33-like, translating into MKVSRRRTKQQEKREDSGSKCETTHDNTSAAGRGDSHSPTAQIAIAEAKSEVELLKLKVASQQEKIKDLLEERDFLRTQLTQVCVPAEVIRRYEKVLAIYMKGNTMAKSFQKYGVDRNTIAQTASIAELSLAAPETYRQLNDDRGKKEKLLDFAKKRQDNELSAELKFLKSKQRTVQESKLNWEQTAEHIKSQAQDTERQIKEEYEKLHQFLRDEEAARIEALRMEERQKSQMMKEKIEKMSREMEALAATIRAIEEQMEAEDVSFIQNYKATLERAQCKLQHAEKPSVDLLHVAKYLSNLKYKAWKKMKEIVQFSPVTLDPNTAHPKLILSDELTTVRLGSEKQQLLDNPERFDYQHFVLGSVGFNSGTHSWDVEVGDSKFWGLGVITESANRKGNVDSRRGMWGMLLHTGKYAAGSSPNLSPLPIQHKPQRITVQLDWKKGKLSFTDSLTNTLLVTFKHKFTEKVFPFVYVHDIDSPLQILPAQSSVLLEQHK; encoded by the exons ATGAAAGTTTCTCGTAGACGGACCAAGCAGCAAGAGAAACGCGAAGATTCAGGCAGTAAATGTGAAACCACACATGATAACACCAGTGCAGCCGGCAGAG GTGATTCACATTCCCCCACAGCTCAAATTGCTATAGCTGAAGCCAAATCTGAGGTGGAGTTACTGAAGCTGAAGGTAGCATCACAGCAGGAAAAGATTAAAGATCTACTGGAAGAACGTGATTTTCTGAGGACACAATTAACTCAAG TTTGTGTCCCTGCTGAGGTGATCCGAAGATATGAAAAAGTGCTGGCCATATATATGAAAGGAAACACAATGGCCAAGTCATTCCAGAAGTACGGGGTAGACCGCAACACAATTGCCCAGACTGCTTCTATTGCAGAGCTATCCCTTGCCGCACCAGAGACATACCGCCAGCTCAATGATGATCGTGGAAAAAAGGAGAAGTTGTTAGACTTCGCTAAAAAGCGCCAAGAT AATGAATTGAGTGCTGAATTGAAGTTCCTAAAGTCGAAACAGAGGACTGTTCAAGAAAGTAAACTGAACTGGGAACAAACTGCTGAACATATAAAG TCTCAGGCCCAGGACACAGAGAGGCAGATTAAGGAGGAGTATGAGAAGCTCCACCAGTTTCTACGAGATGAAGAGGCAGCCCGGATAGAAGCTCTGAGGATGGAAGAGCGGCAGAAGAGTCAGATGATGAAGGAGAAGATTGAAAAGATGAGCAGAGAGATGGAAGCACTTGCAGCCACAATCAGAGCCATAGAAGAGCAGATGGAGGCTGAAGACGTCTCCTTCATACAA AACTACAAGGCCACACTGGAAAG AGCCCAGTGTAAACTGCAGCATGCAGAGAAGCCTTCAGTAGACCTGCTTCATGTGGCGAAATACCTGAGCAACCTGAAGTACAAAGCCTGGAAGAAGATGAAGGAGATTGTTCAATTTT CTCCTGTAACTCTGGACCCCAACACTGCTCATCCTAAACTCATCCTGTCTGATGAACTGACCACTGTGAGGCTCGGTAGTGAGAAACAGCAGCTTCTAGATAATCCAGAGAGATTTGATTATCAGCATTTTGTCCTGGGATCGGTGGGCTTTAACTCAGGGACTCACAGCTGGGATGTTGAAGTGGGTGACAGTAAATTCTGGGGTCTGGGTGTGATCACAGAATCTGCTAACAGGAAAGGAAACGTGGACTCCAGGAGAGGAATGTGGGGGATGTTGTTGCACACAGGCAAATACGCGGCAGGTTCTTCACCAAACCTTAGTCCCCTCCCAATACAGCATAAACCCCAGAGGATCACAGTGCAGCTGGACTGGAAGAAAGGAAAACTGTCCTTCACTGATTCGCTCACTAACACACTCTTAGTCACTTTCAAACACAAATTCACTGAGAAAGTCTTTCCGTTTGTCTATGTTCATGATATCGACTCTCCTCTTCAGATTTTACCTGCTCAGTCCTCTGTATTACTGGAGCAGCACAAGTAA